Within Longimicrobium sp., the genomic segment ACGCCCGGATCGCCTCCGCCAGCGCCGCCGGGTCGCCGCTCCGCTCGCGCGGCAGAATGATGGTCCGTGCGCCGTGGAGAAGGGGGAGAAAGATCTCCAGCACCGAGATGTCGAAGCCGTACGTGGTCACCGCCAGCAGGCGATCCGCGGGCTCCATCCCCACGGTTTCGCGCATCGAGCGGAGGAGGTTGACCACGCCGCGATGCGGAACGGCGACGCCCTTGGGCCGCCCGGTGGAGCCCGAGGTGTAGATCACGTACGCCAGGTGCGCCGGCGTCAGTCCCTCCATGGCCGGGTCCGCCGCGGGCTGGTCGGCCCACTCCGGCCTGCCAGCGTCGATCTCCAGCACCGGCACGCCCGTGTGTTCGAACCGATCCCGGAACTGCTTCTGTGTCAGCACCGACGTGGGCGCGCTGTCGGCCAGCATGTACTCCAGCCGCTCGGCCGGCTGGGCCGGGTCCAGCGGCACGTACGACCCGCCCGCCTTCATCACGGCCAGCAGCGCGACGACCATCTCCGCGCTCCGCTCCACGCAGACCGCCACCCGCGCGTCGGGACCCACGCCCACCGAGCGGAGGTGGTGCGCCAGCCGGTTCGCCCGCGTGTTCAACTCGGCGTAGGTGAGACGCTCTCCTTCGAACGCCACCGCCTCGACGTCGGGCGTTCCGGCCACCTGGGCCTCGAACAGCTCGTGGATGCACGACTCGGCGGGGTACTCCGCCTCCGTGCGGTTCCACACCTCCAGTACCTGCCGCCGCTCGACCTGCGAGAGCACTTCGATGGATTCCAGCGGCCGCTCCGGCGCTTCCTCCAGCGCCTCGACCAGGCCCGCAAGCGCCGTGTGCATCAGCGCGCACACCCGCTGCGCGCCCACCTCCGCCTCTGCCTGCACCGTCAGGGAGAACGCCTCTCCCCAATCGTTCACGGAAAGGTTGAGCGGGTAGTTCGAACGCTCCATGATCTGCGCCTGCCTCGGCCCGCGCGCAGAGCTCTTCCCTCCTCCCCCTTTCCCTCCCCCTCCACCTCCGCCTCCGGCATGCCGGTAGTTGAAGAGCGCGGAGAACAGCGACGCAGGCGCCGGCACCCCGCTCATCTGCTGCGCCAGCGCGAGAGAGGCGTGCTCGTGCCGCACCAGGCTCGCCAGCAGCACCTGCGTCTGGCGAACGCTCGCCTCCGCACCTTCCCCCCCCACCCGGATCCGCACCGGCAGCGTGTTGATGAACGGCCCCAGCACCCGGTCCGCTCCCTCCCCGCCCTCCATGCGCCCGAAGAGCACCGTCCCGAAGACCACGTCGCTCCGGCCCGAGACCCGCGCCAGCACCTGCGCCCACGCTACGTGGAACACGGCCGCCGTGCTTACTCCCAGCCGCCGCGCACGCTCGCGCAGCCGCGCTGCGAGCTCCTCCTGCACCCCCAGCACCCCCTGCTGCAGCCCCAGCCCGTCTCCCCGCACCTCGCGCAGCCCGAACGGCGCCGTCGGCTCATCGACGTCTCCCAACAGCTCGCGGAAGAACGCTTCGTGCTCCGCGCGGCTTACCCCCAGCCGCGCCTGCGCCACGTAGTTGCGGAACGGGAGAGGTGCCGGCAGCTGCTCCGCGCGGCCATCCAGGTGCGCTCCCATCTCCTCGCGCAGCACCTCTGCCGCGGTATGGTCGCTCACCATGTGGTGCAGCAGCAGCAGCAGCCCCCAGCGCCCCGCGACGGCCTCCCGGGCGACGTAGGCACGCAGCATGGGAGCGCGGCCCATGGTTACGCCCCGCTGCCGCGGATCGATGCGCTCGTACAGATGCCTCGCCGCATCGTCCGCGGCGGGGTCTACCTCCACCTCTTCGACCACGAGTGGGGCGTGACGCCAGACCACCTGCACCGGCTCCGGGAGCCCCTCCCAGACCACCGCCGTGCGCAGGATGTCGTGCCGCGCGACCACCGCCTGCAGCGCGGCCAGGTAGGCGTCCCGCTGCTCGCGGCTCTCGAAGGAGAACGGCTGCGGGAGCAGGTAGGGGTCGTTCTCCGGGCTGAGCAGGTGGTGGAAGAGGATTCCCTCCTGCAGAGGGGCCAGCGGATAGATGTCCTGCACGTTCTCGGCGCCCCCCGGCACGCCGGCCACGATGCCGTCGATTTCCGCCTGCGTCAGCTCGACCAGCGGGAGCATCTCCGGCGTGATGGCACCGCAGCCGGCCGGGATCCGGTTCGGTGGGATCGCTACCTCGTGGGAGTCGCCTCCCGCCGCCGCGGCGAGCTCCGCTACCGTCGGCGTGGTGAACAGCGCGCGGATGTCCGCGCGCAGGCCGCGCCGGCGCATGCGCTCGACGAGGGTGACCGCCAGGAGGGAGTGCCCCCCCAAGGCGAAGAAGTTGTCGTGCACCCCCACCCGCTCGACCTTCAGCACCTCCGCCCAGATCCCCGCCAGCACCTCCTCGGCCGGCGTCCGCGGCGCCACGTACAGGTCCGCACCGGCCGCGTACTCCGGCGCCGGCAGCGCCTTGCGGTCCAGCTTCCCGTTCGGCGTCAGCGGCAGCGCCTCGAGCACCACGAAGGCGGCCGGCACCATGTACTCCGGCAGGCTCCGCCGCAGGTGTTCCCGCAGCTCGTCCGCTTCGACGACGCCGGCCACGTACGCCACCAGCCGCTGGTCGCCCGGCACGTCCTCGCGTGCCACGACCACACACTCGGTGACGCTCTCGTACTGGCGCAGCACTGCCTCGATCTCCCCCGGCTCGATCCGGAAACCGCGCACCTTGACCTGCGCGTCCACCCGCCCCAGGAACTCCAGCGTGCCGTCCGCCCGCCAGCGCGCCCGGTCGCCCGTGCGGTACAGCCGTGCGCCGCCTTCCGCCGAGAACGGATCGGGGACGAAGCGCTCCGCCGTCAGCCCGGCATTCCCCCGGTAGCCGCGCGCCACCCCGGCCCCGCCGATCAGGAGCTCGCCCGGGATGCCCACCGGCTGCGGGCCGCCGAGCGCGTCGCAGACGTACAGGCGCACGTTCCCCAGGGGGCGGCCGATCGGGTGCCCGTGCACCCCGTCCGCCGGGACGGGGTGCACGGAGGCCAGGATGGTCCCCTCCGTGGGGCCGTAGAGGACGTGCGACTCG encodes:
- a CDS encoding amino acid adenylation domain-containing protein produces the protein MSGAGAGNASAKFDLSLVLTPTAQGLRGGLTYSTDLFERGTAERMLGHLARVLEQVAENPDLRLSQLELLAAKERGLVLGTWNRTERGYSNPPAHALFAEWARRAPEAVALLDGREAVTYGALDRRAAILAGHLRDLGVGPETPVGLCLERTPELLVGVLAIWKAGGAYVPLDPSYPAERLGWIIADAALPVVVVAESTAGVLPEHGATLVRMDQLPDTASTTAPEVPASNAGLAYVIYTSGSTGRPKGVLVQHGSLANLLAATRETFGVEEGDVMPALASYAFDIWLFEALLPLTSGAAVRLVERDRVLDVPALLEEVADATLVHAVPALMRQLVQAERETPRLARLRRAFVGGDRVPADLLAEMREALPGAESHVLYGPTEGTILASVHPVPADGVHGHPIGRPLGNVRLYVCDALGGPQPVGIPGELLIGGAGVARGYRGNAGLTAERFVPDPFSAEGGARLYRTGDRARWRADGTLEFLGRVDAQVKVRGFRIEPGEIEAVLRQYESVTECVVVAREDVPGDQRLVAYVAGVVEADELREHLRRSLPEYMVPAAFVVLEALPLTPNGKLDRKALPAPEYAAGADLYVAPRTPAEEVLAGIWAEVLKVERVGVHDNFFALGGHSLLAVTLVERMRRRGLRADIRALFTTPTVAELAAAAGGDSHEVAIPPNRIPAGCGAITPEMLPLVELTQAEIDGIVAGVPGGAENVQDIYPLAPLQEGILFHHLLSPENDPYLLPQPFSFESREQRDAYLAALQAVVARHDILRTAVVWEGLPEPVQVVWRHAPLVVEEVEVDPAADDAARHLYERIDPRQRGVTMGRAPMLRAYVAREAVAGRWGLLLLLHHMVSDHTAAEVLREEMGAHLDGRAEQLPAPLPFRNYVAQARLGVSRAEHEAFFRELLGDVDEPTAPFGLREVRGDGLGLQQGVLGVQEELAARLRERARRLGVSTAAVFHVAWAQVLARVSGRSDVVFGTVLFGRMEGGEGADRVLGPFINTLPVRIRVGGEGAEASVRQTQVLLASLVRHEHASLALAQQMSGVPAPASLFSALFNYRHAGGGGGGGGKGGGGKSSARGPRQAQIMERSNYPLNLSVNDWGEAFSLTVQAEAEVGAQRVCALMHTALAGLVEALEEAPERPLESIEVLSQVERRQVLEVWNRTEAEYPAESCIHELFEAQVAGTPDVEAVAFEGERLTYAELNTRANRLAHHLRSVGVGPDARVAVCVERSAEMVVALLAVMKAGGSYVPLDPAQPAERLEYMLADSAPTSVLTQKQFRDRFEHTGVPVLEIDAGRPEWADQPAADPAMEGLTPAHLAYVIYTSGSTGRPKGVAVPHRGVVNLLRSMRETVGMEPADRLLAVTTYGFDISVLEIFLPLLHGARTIILPRERSGDPAALAEAIRAYAPTVMQATPATWRMLVSAGWEGATEMRALCGGEALPADLASAVRSRVGGLWNVYGPTETTIWSTSGAVGGDASSAAQVPIGRPVANTRVYVLDAAGE